GTAATGACGGTAAGAGAGGGGGAGGGTTTTCGTAGTGATACTTGACCATTGGAGGAATTTCAATTGTTTCACGAGTTTTTATTGGCACTTTGATGCGAAAGGGAGGATTACGCATGTGAACGCGTCgaaaaaattccattttcacTGATTCATGATCAAAAGGTTGTGAAAATTTATCCCATAAACGAATGCGTTCTGTTGCTGAAATGCTGTTGACAAGATGATTATCCtacaaaaaaaagtacatatacattaagttCATCCCACTAAAatcaattagaaaattatttattttacaatgaAGTTTTCCACATGGTTCGGGCACATCCATAAACCAGTTGGTAATGCAGTCATAGGTGGATTTAGGCAATcctgatgaaaatataaaggACAATAGTCACATGCTACCAGTGGAGCTTTCTTACAAGACTTGCGACAATAAAAACACGTTTTAGCTGGCAATGGTACCAAACCCTGGGAGTCCAGCTCATATGGTTTAGAATTCCTTCGTATATTGCttggttttttatttccatttccatTCTTGCGAATAGGTTccactaaaataaaaatgtattatgcTTATTGTGTATTGAGCCAAAATGTATACTACCTATACCTTTATCATTGCCAGGAAACTGAGAATGTATTTCTAGTTCACGCGGCAGCTCAAATTGCTTCGGATTTAATATACTAGCAGCTTTTATCAGTTCATCAAGTGGTGTAGGTTTTTTGTTGGGATCCAATGCTCTTTGTATACCCACTGGcaattttgacaaatatttttctgtattGCTCAAATCGCTACTAAAAGATGCACGACTACTGCTGCGTTTTCGTAAATTACGAAATTTAAATGGGGCCGTTTCGGCATCAACTGACGGAGTATTTGGTCGAGAGCTCTCTGTACGTGCAGCGGTTACTGCGCCGGCAGCACTGCGCTCAACAGAACTTGATTTAGATGATGATGTAGGCTTAAGAGTCATGCGGCAGTTATGACAAAGCCACTGTCCACTTGGTATATCTTCTTCTGTTAGCGGTGGGTCGCTAAGATAATCGAACGCATTGGTATTATTCAATTAACTATGCatacgtaaataaacaaataaacacgtGTACTTACTGGCACTGCAAATGGAAACTGGATGGACAACGATCACAACAAAGTAGATCTCCACCTTCTTCACAAGCATCGCAAAGGTCATGATTGTGTCCTCGGCCAGGTCGTTTATAGTATGGATGCTTGGTATTCACTGGCCGCAATGTTATTTTCTCTTCTTCGGAGGGAGGTGGTTTAATGAGGATTTTAATTTGCTAtttgaacaaaattatatacaaatattgtataaaagtttagagtttttttaaaaacatttaaaatttttgtggttaaaatggattaaacaaattttgtaacaCAAATGCGGATCGAGATGTTCCACAAACTTTCACCTAAGTTTTGTGTTGAGAGAAACTTAATAAATACCTCCATTATGGGCAAATTGGGATCCACTTCCACTTTCGACATGTCGGCTTTGGTatcttatattaaaaatcaCGAAAAAGAACTTTTTAATCCGAtgcaatatataaattattccaAAGGACCTTTAGCTGCAGTTAAAATGTTTGACATTTGTTCAATTCGATGCTGAAGGAGGTGTTCAGTGATTAATCCAATATTATGGTTAGGATTGCATTTGAAAGTATGTATTGaaaattgaagtttttgaaGTCAATGTACAATTTAACTCTTTAATTTCTAACATTCTAAATCTATATTCAGAATATTTTAATCTTAAtatgtacttttttatatttttcgttaCATTAACCTCTTAATCTTAAATAAAAGCCATTTCacgtaaaattttttacttaggTAACATCAATTATATGGACATTGGCAACACTGGGCTTGAGTCAACAACTAAAATAGAACAATAACAATTGAAGTAATCGAaacgtaaaataaatttattgtcgcACAATTTACTTAGATCGGAATTCGCTAAATTAACTATAATAATACAGTAAAAATATGCTTTCGTTTTTCTCCAAGAAAAAACAAGACACAGATTCTGCAGAAGAAGCAATACAAGGACCTACGGATTCTACACAATCGAATGAAGGTGGAGAcgatttcatttttatagaAAGAAAAACTTCAGACCACGATCCCACAAAGTTTTCAGCACAAGGTATAGGAATGTATCCACCTATACCTCCCGCATTTGGAATGGGCAGATATCCGGGTCAAGCGGTTTATCCTCCTATGACTAATGTCGCCAGTGCATCCGACAACGTGTCGCCAGTACCATACGTACAAGGAGTGCCCTTCGAGTTAGCGCCGCAGCTTAGCACAAAAAGAGATTTTGAAGTAACTCAATTGCAAGTTGACAGCATTTTAGCACTGTTGACTCGTCAAATGTCGGTGGACGAAAACGAAGAATATAATTTTGCGCTGGAGAGATCAATACAAAACGAATGTTATTAGCTTAGTAAATCGTTAATATATTcgatttaattagttttaagaaaattataaatggtTAAATTTAGTAATacattaaaacataaattttgtttttttttaaataaattttagataTGTGCATATTGATTTGCTTTACAGAAATACTTCAGcttcaatataatttaaaattgtaatttgaagaaatagattttttacagatatattaaagtgaaataaatattaaagaaagcTATATAACAATTCTTTCCAGAATAACTCTCGTTGGGTACGTACATATCGGTAAATCAGCTGATTGTGACATTTGAAACCTTGAATGGAAATAATAATATGTTTGTGTTCATTCATCCATTCGcactttaaacaaaaacaattgtacTTGCTATGGTTAGTATTCGACTCTGGTTTTTTGCTCATACCATTTAGAAAAATTACTCACCCTCCTCATATAGTGTTGACAAAGTGTATCGTCGTACTGACGCAATTTATTAATATCAAGGAGATATCTTTATAACATATCAAGTACATATGGTTTACTTTtgaaagtataataattttgtaataaataattattatatttttgtagaaagATGAATTCTAGTTCTGTTATGGCAGGCAATATTTCCAAGGCGGGATCTGATTTGCAACAgctgccacaacaacagcagttaTATGTTGAAACTTATT
The window above is part of the Bactrocera dorsalis isolate Fly_Bdor unplaced genomic scaffold, ASM2337382v1 BdCtg374, whole genome shotgun sequence genome. Proteins encoded here:
- the LOC105234215 gene encoding uncharacterized protein LOC105234215, translating into MLSFFSKKKQDTDSAEEAIQGPTDSTQSNEGGDDFIFIERKTSDHDPTKFSAQGIGMYPPIPPAFGMGRYPGQAVYPPMTNVASASDNVSPVPYVQGVPFELAPQLSTKRDFEVTQLQVDSILALLTRQMSVDENEEYNFALERSIQNECY